CAGGCACTTTTCCCGCTTGCTCTACTCTGGTTAAACACACTGGATTAAGTTATTCCTCATCTGTACTGAAATGAAAACCAGACCCTCAGTGTTTATTTGTCACAGAGATTTTACACTCGCTGGAGGGAAGCTGGTCTTGTAATGGCAGTAGCGGCAGGGGCAGCCTGGGTGGCCAGGGGGACTCCCTGAAGCCACTGGATGACCTACCCTGTCCCTCAGACCCTGGGCTCTTTGGGGTGGGACTCTGGTGTGACTCCCCGTGACTATACCTCAGTCACTGTCTGTGACACAAACAGTATTTCATGTACCAGAGCAGCTGCTTCAGGGTGGCACTGATGTTCCTCGAGTGGTGGGAGGCAGAGCTCCACCTTTGCCAGGCGTGCTTGGAGCAGGCTGCAAAACAACTGCAGTTATTATGGAGGAAAACTTGTGTTTCTTCAGTCTTGTCAAAGCTGGACAGTCCGCTCCTATATATTACTTGCTAATTTATGATCTCTTTTGTACCTTGTAAAACGaccaaagaaaaaagtaactGCTGTCCTCAAAAACTATATAAATGCTGATGATGAAATAGCAGCACCCAGCAATACTTCCCCAGTTTTACTTTTTCCGGGCAGACCACTCCTACCCTTCAGTTAATAATTACACATAAGGAGGTACCAATTTACAGCAGGACAACATGGAAATAGGAGAAGATGCAAAGTAAACTTGACAATGTCAGGAAGAGGGTGTTTTGATTTGGGTTTGTATaagtgtttggtttggttttttgtgaaGGTGGTGCAGTAACACTGCCAAGGAGCGCTTGTGCTGACCAGAGGCCATCTGGCACGGCCCTTCCTCCGGTTTCACAGATAGTGTCACTTCAGACTAGCATGACGTGACTCATTAACTCAATCTCTTGAGCAGTTTCTTGACATCAAACTTGTCAACAACATGGCAATGATACTGCAGAGCCCTGAACTGAGCTCTCTGGGATGACACCAGAAGCCTTGTTATCTCTGAGTAGTGCCTGGCTGTTCTCCCCACCTCTGCTCTGCATTGCAGTGACATTTGCTTCTGAAATACGCTTTCTCAGTAACTGATTATTGAGGTTTGAGTAGTTTTGCTCATACTTCGCTTTATCTGAGATCCCTGTCCCCAGCCAATCTTCCCCAGAACACGGACTCTCCAAACTGCACGATTGGCCCTTCACCCTCAGGTGACTTCCAAACCTCCACGTCATTTCACCTTCCTGTTGTAACATTTGATCATATGTTTTCCACGTCCCCCTTCTGCCTGAATTCCTTGAAAATGGTGAAATCTGGCAAAGCTTTTGGAGCTAGCGATTGCCAAAACCAAGGCTGTTTCCTACTCTCCTTGTCTTCACTGACACCTGACGAGCGACGCGCTGTCTGAACCTCTCCTGGCCGTCTCCTGTGTGTACAGACATTGCAGCTCCTCAAAGATCTTCATTGTCTTTGGCTTCTCCCATTCAGGGTAAATATGTTTAACCCTTTACGCTCTCAGAAATACATCGTGTTTCATGTTTGCTCTGAGACAGGAAACCAATCAAATGTGCTTTATCGAGAGTCTTGGTTCCAGCTGTTTCTGAGCGCCACGTAAGAGCCGTGTAACGGCGAGCTCGGCCCCGGCTGGGCAGCCGAGGAGAAGCCTGTGAGTGTGGGGATGATGACAGGGACTCAGAGAAGGGTTTTGCCACCTTGGAGACTGGCAGCTTCTAGATAAGCACAGTCATAAACGGAATAAACTCACTGgatgaattgattttttttctctctgtaaaaacCTCACCTTTTGAGCCAGGTAGATTTAACAGCACATGCCTGTGCTGGACCCTTTGTGATCTGTGGGATGGAGGGTCTGATTCCAGGGCTGTTGAGGGCAGTGAGCTGCTTTGCATCATCTTTCCTCAGGGCAGCTCCTGTCTGGCTTCACGAGCCAGGCAACGCCCTGGAGATGCCATTGAAGGGGTTTTCCCACCAAATCTGCGCACAGGACTGAAGTGCTGTCTGTATAACTTTCCCTTCCCAACAGAGGACAGATATCCAGCAGCAAAAGATCGAACAAAAACACCTCCTTTGTTCCCAGAAAGTGCCATCCTGCTGtgcaggagcagcctcacgtGCTCATGAAACTCAAACCAAGGCCCTGCTCACCGTATTTTCTGGCCATCCAGAAGGAATCTTGTTCGGCCTCCTATTCAGATTctggggggggatttggggagatgAAAAGTCACCTGCAGCTGTTGCTGAGGGTTTTGAGACACCAGGTGTGACTGGAAAATGAAAGGGAAGGCAGTGCTGAACCTCTCAATTTGGGCTCCAATAATGATAATGATTCAATTTAGACTTCATCaaagaagagggggagggaggctggaggaggcGGTTTGATCACAGGGATGCCCTTCAGCCAAGTCATACCCTGAGGCATGCTGAAAGCAGTGGTTCAGTGAAAGGACGGGCTGGAATTACGGGTCCTGCAGTGCCTCCGGGCAGGGGGAGCTGGGCTACGGGAAGAGCTACCGGTCACCCTGGTGGGGTGTGGACACCTGGCTTGGTGCAGGACAGAGCACCCAGCACTTGCAACTGAGTCTCCATCATGTATTTACACTTGAGCAGCTTTGGGACTTTTTCAGTTACACCCCGTGAGATGGGTTAATCCTTTGTTCCAACAACATTGGCATCAGTGTCTCCCACTAATTTCTGAGAGCGTGCAAATATTGATAGAGCTACCAGAAACACATTTAAAGTGAAGCATCTTAGCAGGTGGGAAAAAGCAGTAAAGAGAATTGTACCAGCTAGCACACACACCAAGTGGTGCCTGATTTGTGCTTTACACCGAGCCACGTTAATCAGTTTTTGGGCCTGGTGTGAGCACAGCCCAAGCTCAAGCAACTCTGACAAGCACATGTGCTAAAGCCATAACGACATTGCGTCTGTCCCTGGAAATGCACTTCAGATCACAGGAGGTGTTGCTGCCCAGGTGGCCTCCCGGACACCCAGGGCTGCGTTATTCTAGGAAGGATGTGATAAGATAAGCTGCTTCTCCTCCCCGGGTCTCCAAACTACGCCCCTGCCATCTGCCCCTGGGTGTATTTGTATGCTAAAAGCAGGGGGGCAGGTAAAAGGCACGAGGTAGTTTGCAAAATTACGGAATTTCTGCCAGCGTCCCTGGGCGGAGGAGGAAGAGCGGAACGCCTGTGCCCTGCCTTCCACGCCAGCGTATTTAACCGGGGAGTCGTGCCCGGAGCTGCATCTCTGCCCCGGGAAGGGAGGAGCAGGCTGGTGGAAGATGAGCTGCAGCAGGTACCCGGTGGATGTGAAGGCTGTTGGCTTGATGCAATGCAGAAAGCAGAAGGTACCTGAAtggtttttttgttggatttttttttttttctctttaaatatttacaaatcgGGAAACTAGAGGGCTTTTTGAGTTATTCTTACAGGGGTATGTTTGCTCATTTCTCTGCAGTGTTGGGATTAGAGCCTTGTGATCTAGGAGGGGGGTCTTGGACTTGTTTTTTAATGGGCTTAATATCATAAGAAAACAGTTATCTTGGATTCTGCTGTCTTTCTGTTCACAGTGTCATAAAAATCTTCCGTTTTTAATGATTACCCATTTGGGGCCCtaaaattaaggaaatatttttataggtctaatatttaatttcatttttttaatgtgacagtTTTGCAGCCTGAAGCCAGAATTAAACCACAGATCCTGGAAAATGCTGATTGTTGAAAGCATCCAATACTAaacattgtaattaaaaaaaaatgcacttcttttctcttttattttttcagaactaCATGATATTTGTGTCTTGGTCAGATCAGAACAACATTCTCATCTACCGGACATTTGAAGACTTTAAGAGATTCCATGTAAGTGAGTATCCCCCTGAAAACATGATTCctgtcctggggtgggggaaggagcccAGCTGCATGCCGGGGCTGCGAAGCACCActgttctctcctcctcctcgctttTAGAAAGAGCTGAAGAGAAAATTCCCCATCGAGGGTGGCTCGCTCAGGAGATCTGACCGGACAATACCCAGGTTTAAAGGTAAAGAGAACAAATCTCTGACAGCCCAACAAACACGACAGCACTGTCAGGGACATTCATAACTGATGACAGACTTCAGTCCTTCCTCTGGAACAGACTAACAGCTCACTGCTGCTCATGGCCCGGTACTGCCGGGTTACATCAATGCGCTCGGGTCTCTTACTGACTTAAAATAACCCAGAAAGACTTTTTTAATAGAGAATTGCACTTGGTAAATTTATATTACACTTTAAATATTGGCCAAGAGCTCCTTGCAACATTTCAGTGTGAACAAAGATAAATTTTAGGTATTAAAAACTTGTATCAGGCACTATTAAATATGATAaggaagcagaggcagctgctgtcTCGCTGGGGATGGGTGGCAGGTGAGGGCACCCTCCTGTTCAGGCTAAAGATGCTGCTCTCAGGGCatccagatctgttgttgtcttACACCAACTTCGCTCTTGTTATTTTAAAGATGCAAATGTGAAGCAGAGAAAGAGGGGGAAGCTGAACAGGTGCCTGGAGATACTGAAACTGCTGGAAACTTactcccaggagctgctgaaaaTGGATGCTAAAATCTCCCAGGGTGAAGACGTGATTCAGTTTTTCAAGGCACAGACCCAAGACCTAGATCCCTCCTTTCCCGAAAACAGGTATGAaatcacatttgtattttttgtttgtatgcatcttcatgaaacagaaatgtgaCAGAATATGGGTAGAAGAGAAACAGCAGTTACATACCGGGGTGGCAGAGCAGGGAAGTTCTACTGAATGCTTTAATGCACGTTTATGCTGTTTCTGATGCCTAAGCTTTTCTTAGCCTACTGCATAGATGATTTTACCAAAATTAATACTAAACTCAACCTTCCACGGGAGTTTTCAGTAAACCAATATTAAACTTTACTTTTCAGTGTTGTGATAATGCCATCAGAAattggaggggaaaagaaaaaccaggcacagcagcagctctcctcTATTACACATCCCCAGGCGTCCCAGAGCTACAGGTGCATCGAGACCTTTGAAACCAAAGACACAAAGAACAAGACTTTCAAAGTGGCTAAGAAGGAAATTATTGAAGTGTTAATCAAGGACATGACTGGTATGTTTGATAGGGATTTTTTGGTTTCAGAGCGGGATGGTGTCAGGTTGATTCACGGCTTGGCAAATGCCAAGTCGGGAGCATCCCGGCTGCGGGTGGGTGTTTGTGTCTGCGCTGTGCTCACCCAGATTGACAcgggaggaaggaaaaaagtatcaGCACGGCTCTGGGCAGGCTCTGCAGAATGTCCCTCCTGTTTCTTGTGGCAGAGCAGCCCCTCCCCAGGGATTATGGTTGTCTGTCTACTTGCAggctgttaaaaacatttttttggctGTTTGCTGCAGGATGGTGGCTAGTGGAAAATGCAGACAAGCAGATAGCCTGGTTCCCAGCCTCATATCTGGAAGAGATTGATGTCCACAAGGACATCCAGAGTGCCTTGAGCTCAGACAAGGAGGGTAAGTCTGCTTCTGGCTCCCTGAGACACCAGGTTcctccttcaggaaaaaaaaaaagttctgcaaaaCCCCTGCCACTTCGACCACGGTTTGGAGTCCCTGCCTGGAGCTCTGACCTTTCTGATCAGCTGTGGATCTCCTGGCAGATCCGTCACTCACAGGGGGGACACTTGCCCTGCAGCTCTCActtgtccccagggctgcagagctgctctgtcccATTTTATCCTCAAGGCAAAACCCGACGTGCCCCTTCTCTCCACAGGCAGCCTGTACTTTGTGGCGCAGGCCTACAAGTCGCAGAAGGCAGATGAGCTCTCGCTGAACAACGGCGTCGTCGTGGAGGTGGTCAGGAAATCCGACGACGGCTGGTGGCTGATCCGGTGAGGCGGCTTTTCCGAGGGGGCCAGTTCCCTGCTGCGGGTGCTTCCTGCCTGCTCAGTGCAGAGGGGTTCCCCTAAATTGACTGCCCTCACCTAGAGAGGGTTTTCCCCTTCCTCGTGTCCCGTGTACAGCACTGGGCTGAgtccctccctgcttcccccaggCGCTATGCTCCTTCCCCCATGCTCCAAGCTGGGAGAAGGGCTCGTTTCAGCGCCGCTTTCCCTCCGTCCCCCTCAGATACAACGGCCGGACTGGCTACATGCCCTCCATGTGCCTCCAGCCCTACAAGAACCCTCACCACAAGCTCCAGACCATCATAAGCTGCGGGCTCAACGTCTCCACCCCGAACCTCTGCTCCTCCCTGGtggctccccagccccgggcTGAGGCCGCAGCACAGCGCAGGGCACAGGTTTGCTCCTCCCTCGACCAGACTGAGGAGGACGTGAGCTCCTCGAGAAGCAGATCAAGGTCTCTGCCCAGGGCCAGCTCCACCCCGGACCTGGAGTCagacagcttgtccctcagctcTGGGAGCAGCAGCGAGCGGGACGGCCGTCTCAGCTGGAAGCCCGATTTGTCAAGATCTCTGCCGGAAGTCGAGCAGGCCAGGAGCTCTCCCCTGGGCCATGCTGCGGCCACGCACAGCGTCAAGTCTCCCCGCCTCACCCACGAAGACAGGAATGATTCCGGCTTTGTGGAATCATCTACGGCTGATTTAAGTTACTCCCTCACTGAACCCGACTTGGCCGCTTGTGCCCCCAAGGTGCCCGTGCGTCCCTCGGCCCACGAGATCCTCCAGAAGTGCAGCACCGTCACGAAGCGAGCCGTGCAGCAGTCTTCCTCCCGGCCAGCACTCCAggctcttcttcctctccccagcaCGCACTAGTGCCctcggggtggggaggggcaCGGACCCAGCCCCAGGCCAGGCACCCTCCTCCCAGGAGCTGAGGGCTTGGGGCTGTTGCTTTCCAAGGACACGGTTAGATCCCAATGGATCCCACGTGCAAACGTGTCTTCTGTGGGCAACACCGACCCGTGCTGCGGCTTGCAGCCAGGAGGGGCTTTAGTGGAGTTAGTGGGAGAGGAGTTAGGGGTTTAACTTATCAGGGGAGTCACAGCAGCTCCTGGGTCAGTCAGAGGTCACTTCAGATTCAGTTAATTCTCCCTCAGGCAGGTGTTTATCCTGCAGTGCAGTATGTGAAAATTTCACAATCGTTCTTTGCATTATTCCcgaggggctgcagctgccctCCATGGTGGAGAGAAACCGGGTCAGAGCAGGGGAGAGTCACCCCTGAAATGCAGAGCTACGATTGCTGGGATGGGATGGTGCAGCTGTGTGGATGTCATTTATCCAAACCccctattttatatatttttttttaaactctttgaTTTTTGGtgtgtatttggggtttttttgtttgtttgtttttttggtttttttgttttttttttaaaggttagaTCAACTTGGGTAGTGGAGAACCAGCCTTCAAATACAGGAATTGGCTGCATCTGCTGAACAAAAAACGTGTTGGCTGGAAACCTCAACTCTAACCGGTCCCTGCAGTGACGTCTGTGCAGgcacaaaagcaaaaccagttgCAGTCCAGCTTCCCTCCCAACTGGGAAAGGGGGCCAGAGCCCATTTTTATGAACAAAACATTCTCCTTTCAAGGGGGTTTGATAGTTACTGAAACTCGCAGCAATTCTCATCCTAAACTCGTTTGCTAGAATTGAGTTAgaaaaatagttataggaaaacTTAAAGATGTATCTTATATAGATCGCTGCCTTTTAGTTATTCTCCCAGgtatctgttcatttttttttttgaaacaagcGATTTAACCAACTTGCATTTATGTTGTTCTAAGTTTTATACATCTCTgtctctaaaataaaatacacataaatacCTACAAAGACTGCTTGTTTTTCCACACTTCAAAAATTTGCTAGCTGGAGAATTAAAACTGCACTTATCTTCCTTCCCAGGTGCTAACACTGAGGGCAGGCACAGGGGAGAGACCTGCCTTGGCCCAGGCTGAGTTTtgcccaaacaaataaaatattcaatgGCATCGATACACCCTGCCCGACTGGGCTGGGGGATACAACACAACATCGCCAGTT
This portion of the Strix uralensis isolate ZFMK-TIS-50842 chromosome 16, bStrUra1, whole genome shotgun sequence genome encodes:
- the NOXO1 gene encoding NADPH oxidase organizer 1, encoding MSCSRYPVDVKAVGLMQCRKQKNYMIFVSWSDQNNILIYRTFEDFKRFHKELKRKFPIEGGSLRRSDRTIPRFKDANVKQRKRGKLNRCLEILKLLETYSQELLKMDAKISQGEDVIQFFKAQTQDLDPSFPENSVVIMPSEIGGEKKNQAQQQLSSITHPQASQSYRCIETFETKDTKNKTFKVAKKEIIEVLIKDMTGWWLVENADKQIAWFPASYLEEIDVHKDIQSALSSDKEGSLYFVAQAYKSQKADELSLNNGVVVEVVRKSDDGWWLIRYNGRTGYMPSMCLQPYKNPHHKLQTIISCGLNVSTPNLCSSLVAPQPRAEAAAQRRAQVCSSLDQTEEDVSSSRSRSRSLPRASSTPDLESDSLSLSSGSSSERDGRLSWKPDLSRSLPEVEQARSSPLGHAAATHSVKSPRLTHEDRNDSGFVESSTADLSYSLTEPDLAACAPKVPVRPSAHEILQKCSTVTKRAVQQSSSRPALQALLPLPSTH